One region of Callithrix jacchus isolate 240 chromosome 16, calJac240_pri, whole genome shotgun sequence genomic DNA includes:
- the TMEM64 gene encoding transmembrane protein 64 isoform X5 — MRSPGESLLQALPRLLQHAALPGLADLPARWAPARGAGGDGPVDRLPCGGGASAAAAAAAASGALIGAYLERHGPPAASELLEPGGALAEGPGNGGGVVVSVAEVRNWRCCCLSSTCWCRSLLLVCVLAALCFASLALVRRYLQHLLLWVESLDSLLGVLLFVVGFIVVSFPCGWGYIVLNVAAGYLYGFVLGMGLMVMGVLIGTFIAHVVCKRLLTAWVAARIQSSEKLSAVIRVVEGGSGLKVVALARLTPIPFGLQNAVFSITDLSLPNYLMASSVGLLPTQLLNSYLGTTLRTMEDVIAEQSVSGYFVFCLQITSLA, encoded by the exons ATGCGGAGTCCGGGCGAGAGCCTGCTCCAGGCGCTGCCCCGGCTGCTGCAGCACGCCGCCCTCCCGGGCCTCGCCGATCTGCCAGCCCGCTGGGCCCCGGCGCGGGGTGCAGGCGGGGACGGCCCCGTGGACCGCcttccctgtgggggtggggcgAGCGCGGCGGCTGCAGCGGCGGCGGCCTCAGGCGCCCTGATCGGCGCCTATCTGGAGCGCCACGGTCCGCCCGCGGCCTCGGAGCTGCTGGAACCGGGCGGGGCCTTGGCGGAAGGCCCCGGGAACGGCGGCGGCGTGGTGGTCAGCGTGGCCGAGGTGAGAAACTGGCGCTGCTGCTGCCTCAGCAGCACCTGTTGGTGCCGGAGCCTCTTGCTGGTGTGTGTGCTGGCCGCCCTGTGCTTCGCTTCCCTGGCCCTGGTCCGCCGCTACCTTCAGCACCTCCTGCTGTGGGTAGAGAGCCTTGACTCGCTGCTGGGGGTCCTGCTCTTCGTCGTGGGCTTCATCGTGGTCTCATTCCCCTGCGGTTGGGGCTACATCGTGCTCAACGTGGCCGCTGGCTACCTGTACGGCTTCGTGCTGGGCATGGGTCTGATGGTGATGGGCGTCCTCATCGGCACCTTCATAGCCCATGTGGTCTGCAAGCGGCTGCTCACCGCCTGGGTGGCCGCCAGGATCCAGAGCAGCGAAAAGCTGAGCGCCGTGATTCGCGTCGTGGAAGGAGGAAGCGGCCTGAAAGTGGTGGCGCTGGCCAGACTGACTCCCATACCTTTTGGGCTTCAGAATGCAGTGTTTTCG ATTACTGATCTCTCATTACCCAACTATCTGATGGCATCTTCGGTTGGACTGCTTCCTACCCAGCTTCTGAATTCTTACTTGGGTACCACCCTGCGGACAATGGAAGATGTCATCGCAGAACAGAGTGTTAgtggatattttgttttttgtttacag ATTACCTCTCTTGCCTAA
- the TMEM64 gene encoding transmembrane protein 64 isoform X2 has protein sequence MRSPGESLLQALPRLLQHAALPGLADLPARWAPARGAGGDGPVDRLPCGGGASAAAAAAAASGALIGAYLERHGPPAASELLEPGGALAEGPGNGGGVVVSVAEVRNWRCCCLSSTCWCRSLLLVCVLAALCFASLALVRRYLQHLLLWVESLDSLLGVLLFVVGFIVVSFPCGWGYIVLNVAAGYLYGFVLGMGLMVMGVLIGTFIAHVVCKRLLTAWVAARIQSSEKLSAVIRVVEGGSGLKVVALARLTPIPFGLQNAVFSITDLSLPNYLMASSVGLLPTQLLNSYLGTTLRTMEDVIAEQSVSGYFVFCLQIVISIGLMFYVVHRAQVELNAALVACEMELKSSLVKGNQPNTSGSSFYNKRTLTFSGGTCFSLIRLRNSEM, from the exons ATGCGGAGTCCGGGCGAGAGCCTGCTCCAGGCGCTGCCCCGGCTGCTGCAGCACGCCGCCCTCCCGGGCCTCGCCGATCTGCCAGCCCGCTGGGCCCCGGCGCGGGGTGCAGGCGGGGACGGCCCCGTGGACCGCcttccctgtgggggtggggcgAGCGCGGCGGCTGCAGCGGCGGCGGCCTCAGGCGCCCTGATCGGCGCCTATCTGGAGCGCCACGGTCCGCCCGCGGCCTCGGAGCTGCTGGAACCGGGCGGGGCCTTGGCGGAAGGCCCCGGGAACGGCGGCGGCGTGGTGGTCAGCGTGGCCGAGGTGAGAAACTGGCGCTGCTGCTGCCTCAGCAGCACCTGTTGGTGCCGGAGCCTCTTGCTGGTGTGTGTGCTGGCCGCCCTGTGCTTCGCTTCCCTGGCCCTGGTCCGCCGCTACCTTCAGCACCTCCTGCTGTGGGTAGAGAGCCTTGACTCGCTGCTGGGGGTCCTGCTCTTCGTCGTGGGCTTCATCGTGGTCTCATTCCCCTGCGGTTGGGGCTACATCGTGCTCAACGTGGCCGCTGGCTACCTGTACGGCTTCGTGCTGGGCATGGGTCTGATGGTGATGGGCGTCCTCATCGGCACCTTCATAGCCCATGTGGTCTGCAAGCGGCTGCTCACCGCCTGGGTGGCCGCCAGGATCCAGAGCAGCGAAAAGCTGAGCGCCGTGATTCGCGTCGTGGAAGGAGGAAGCGGCCTGAAAGTGGTGGCGCTGGCCAGACTGACTCCCATACCTTTTGGGCTTCAGAATGCAGTGTTTTCG ATTACTGATCTCTCATTACCCAACTATCTGATGGCATCTTCGGTTGGACTGCTTCCTACCCAGCTTCTGAATTCTTACTTGGGTACCACCCTGCGGACAATGGAAGATGTCATCGCAGAACAGAGTGTTAgtggatattttgttttttgtttacag attGTTATAAGTATAGGACTCATGTTTTATGTAGTTCATCGAGCTCAAGTGGAATTGAATGCAGCTCTTGTAGCTTGTGAAATGGAACTGAAATCCTCTCTGGTTAAAGGCAATCAACCAAATACCAGTGGCTCTTCATTCTACAACAAGAGGACCCTAACATTTTCTGGAG gtaCTTGTTTTTCTCTGATAAGACTCAGGAATTCTGAAATGTGA
- the TMEM64 gene encoding transmembrane protein 64 isoform X4 — MRSPGESLLQALPRLLQHAALPGLADLPARWAPARGAGGDGPVDRLPCGGGASAAAAAAAASGALIGAYLERHGPPAASELLEPGGALAEGPGNGGGVVVSVAEVRNWRCCCLSSTCWCRSLLLVCVLAALCFASLALVRRYLQHLLLWVESLDSLLGVLLFVVGFIVVSFPCGWGYIVLNVAAGYLYGFVLGMGLMVMGVLIGTFIAHVVCKRLLTAWVAARIQSSEKLSAVIRVVEGGSGLKVVALARLTPIPFGLQNAVFSIVISIGLMFYVVHRAQVELNAALVACEMELKSSLVKGNQPNTSGSSFYNKRTLTFSGVRSIRLREGHTTVNV; from the exons ATGCGGAGTCCGGGCGAGAGCCTGCTCCAGGCGCTGCCCCGGCTGCTGCAGCACGCCGCCCTCCCGGGCCTCGCCGATCTGCCAGCCCGCTGGGCCCCGGCGCGGGGTGCAGGCGGGGACGGCCCCGTGGACCGCcttccctgtgggggtggggcgAGCGCGGCGGCTGCAGCGGCGGCGGCCTCAGGCGCCCTGATCGGCGCCTATCTGGAGCGCCACGGTCCGCCCGCGGCCTCGGAGCTGCTGGAACCGGGCGGGGCCTTGGCGGAAGGCCCCGGGAACGGCGGCGGCGTGGTGGTCAGCGTGGCCGAGGTGAGAAACTGGCGCTGCTGCTGCCTCAGCAGCACCTGTTGGTGCCGGAGCCTCTTGCTGGTGTGTGTGCTGGCCGCCCTGTGCTTCGCTTCCCTGGCCCTGGTCCGCCGCTACCTTCAGCACCTCCTGCTGTGGGTAGAGAGCCTTGACTCGCTGCTGGGGGTCCTGCTCTTCGTCGTGGGCTTCATCGTGGTCTCATTCCCCTGCGGTTGGGGCTACATCGTGCTCAACGTGGCCGCTGGCTACCTGTACGGCTTCGTGCTGGGCATGGGTCTGATGGTGATGGGCGTCCTCATCGGCACCTTCATAGCCCATGTGGTCTGCAAGCGGCTGCTCACCGCCTGGGTGGCCGCCAGGATCCAGAGCAGCGAAAAGCTGAGCGCCGTGATTCGCGTCGTGGAAGGAGGAAGCGGCCTGAAAGTGGTGGCGCTGGCCAGACTGACTCCCATACCTTTTGGGCTTCAGAATGCAGTGTTTTCG attGTTATAAGTATAGGACTCATGTTTTATGTAGTTCATCGAGCTCAAGTGGAATTGAATGCAGCTCTTGTAGCTTGTGAAATGGAACTGAAATCCTCTCTGGTTAAAGGCAATCAACCAAATACCAGTGGCTCTTCATTCTACAACAAGAGGACCCTAACATTTTCTGGAG
- the TMEM64 gene encoding transmembrane protein 64 isoform X1 produces the protein MRSPGESLLQALPRLLQHAALPGLADLPARWAPARGAGGDGPVDRLPCGGGASAAAAAAAASGALIGAYLERHGPPAASELLEPGGALAEGPGNGGGVVVSVAEVRNWRCCCLSSTCWCRSLLLVCVLAALCFASLALVRRYLQHLLLWVESLDSLLGVLLFVVGFIVVSFPCGWGYIVLNVAAGYLYGFVLGMGLMVMGVLIGTFIAHVVCKRLLTAWVAARIQSSEKLSAVIRVVEGGSGLKVVALARLTPIPFGLQNAVFSITDLSLPNYLMASSVGLLPTQLLNSYLGTTLRTMEDVIAEQSVSGYFVFCLQIVISIGLMFYVVHRAQVELNAALVACEMELKSSLVKGNQPNTSGSSFYNKRTLTFSGVRSIRLREGHTTVNV, from the exons ATGCGGAGTCCGGGCGAGAGCCTGCTCCAGGCGCTGCCCCGGCTGCTGCAGCACGCCGCCCTCCCGGGCCTCGCCGATCTGCCAGCCCGCTGGGCCCCGGCGCGGGGTGCAGGCGGGGACGGCCCCGTGGACCGCcttccctgtgggggtggggcgAGCGCGGCGGCTGCAGCGGCGGCGGCCTCAGGCGCCCTGATCGGCGCCTATCTGGAGCGCCACGGTCCGCCCGCGGCCTCGGAGCTGCTGGAACCGGGCGGGGCCTTGGCGGAAGGCCCCGGGAACGGCGGCGGCGTGGTGGTCAGCGTGGCCGAGGTGAGAAACTGGCGCTGCTGCTGCCTCAGCAGCACCTGTTGGTGCCGGAGCCTCTTGCTGGTGTGTGTGCTGGCCGCCCTGTGCTTCGCTTCCCTGGCCCTGGTCCGCCGCTACCTTCAGCACCTCCTGCTGTGGGTAGAGAGCCTTGACTCGCTGCTGGGGGTCCTGCTCTTCGTCGTGGGCTTCATCGTGGTCTCATTCCCCTGCGGTTGGGGCTACATCGTGCTCAACGTGGCCGCTGGCTACCTGTACGGCTTCGTGCTGGGCATGGGTCTGATGGTGATGGGCGTCCTCATCGGCACCTTCATAGCCCATGTGGTCTGCAAGCGGCTGCTCACCGCCTGGGTGGCCGCCAGGATCCAGAGCAGCGAAAAGCTGAGCGCCGTGATTCGCGTCGTGGAAGGAGGAAGCGGCCTGAAAGTGGTGGCGCTGGCCAGACTGACTCCCATACCTTTTGGGCTTCAGAATGCAGTGTTTTCG ATTACTGATCTCTCATTACCCAACTATCTGATGGCATCTTCGGTTGGACTGCTTCCTACCCAGCTTCTGAATTCTTACTTGGGTACCACCCTGCGGACAATGGAAGATGTCATCGCAGAACAGAGTGTTAgtggatattttgttttttgtttacag attGTTATAAGTATAGGACTCATGTTTTATGTAGTTCATCGAGCTCAAGTGGAATTGAATGCAGCTCTTGTAGCTTGTGAAATGGAACTGAAATCCTCTCTGGTTAAAGGCAATCAACCAAATACCAGTGGCTCTTCATTCTACAACAAGAGGACCCTAACATTTTCTGGAG
- the TMEM64 gene encoding transmembrane protein 64 isoform X3, translated as MRSPGESLLQALPRLLQHAALPGLADLPARWAPARGAGGDGPVDRLPCGGGASAAAAAAAASGALIGAYLERHGPPAASELLEPGGALAEGPGNGGGVVVSVAEVRNWRCCCLSSTCWCRSLLLVCVLAALCFASLALVRRYLQHLLLWVESLDSLLGVLLFVVGFIVVSFPCGWGYIVLNVAAGYLYGFVLGMGLMVMGVLIGTFIAHVVCKRLLTAWVAARIQSSEKLSAVIRVVEGGSGLKVVALARLTPIPFGLQNAVFSITDLSLPNYLMASSVGLLPTQLLNSYLGTTLRTMEDVIAEQSVSGYFVFCLQIVISIGLMFYVVHRAQVELNAALVACEMELKSSLVKGNQPNTSGSSFYNKRTLTFSGGGINVV; from the exons ATGCGGAGTCCGGGCGAGAGCCTGCTCCAGGCGCTGCCCCGGCTGCTGCAGCACGCCGCCCTCCCGGGCCTCGCCGATCTGCCAGCCCGCTGGGCCCCGGCGCGGGGTGCAGGCGGGGACGGCCCCGTGGACCGCcttccctgtgggggtggggcgAGCGCGGCGGCTGCAGCGGCGGCGGCCTCAGGCGCCCTGATCGGCGCCTATCTGGAGCGCCACGGTCCGCCCGCGGCCTCGGAGCTGCTGGAACCGGGCGGGGCCTTGGCGGAAGGCCCCGGGAACGGCGGCGGCGTGGTGGTCAGCGTGGCCGAGGTGAGAAACTGGCGCTGCTGCTGCCTCAGCAGCACCTGTTGGTGCCGGAGCCTCTTGCTGGTGTGTGTGCTGGCCGCCCTGTGCTTCGCTTCCCTGGCCCTGGTCCGCCGCTACCTTCAGCACCTCCTGCTGTGGGTAGAGAGCCTTGACTCGCTGCTGGGGGTCCTGCTCTTCGTCGTGGGCTTCATCGTGGTCTCATTCCCCTGCGGTTGGGGCTACATCGTGCTCAACGTGGCCGCTGGCTACCTGTACGGCTTCGTGCTGGGCATGGGTCTGATGGTGATGGGCGTCCTCATCGGCACCTTCATAGCCCATGTGGTCTGCAAGCGGCTGCTCACCGCCTGGGTGGCCGCCAGGATCCAGAGCAGCGAAAAGCTGAGCGCCGTGATTCGCGTCGTGGAAGGAGGAAGCGGCCTGAAAGTGGTGGCGCTGGCCAGACTGACTCCCATACCTTTTGGGCTTCAGAATGCAGTGTTTTCG ATTACTGATCTCTCATTACCCAACTATCTGATGGCATCTTCGGTTGGACTGCTTCCTACCCAGCTTCTGAATTCTTACTTGGGTACCACCCTGCGGACAATGGAAGATGTCATCGCAGAACAGAGTGTTAgtggatattttgttttttgtttacag attGTTATAAGTATAGGACTCATGTTTTATGTAGTTCATCGAGCTCAAGTGGAATTGAATGCAGCTCTTGTAGCTTGTGAAATGGAACTGAAATCCTCTCTGGTTAAAGGCAATCAACCAAATACCAGTGGCTCTTCATTCTACAACAAGAGGACCCTAACATTTTCTGGAGGTGGAATCAATGTTGTATGA